From Rhodopseudomonas palustris:
GACCTACAACCCGCGAATGGCGCGCGGCCGCGGCCGCTACTCGATCGAGCGGATTCCCTATGTGATCGAGGCCGCGCTGCCGATCCTGAAGGATTTCCGCCACATCGTGCTGGTCGAGGCCAATGATCCGGTGGCGTTCTTCGCCTATCCGAACAAGCCGAGCCTGCTGAAGCCCGAAGGCTGCGAGGTGCATCGCATGACTGAGGGCGGCGAGAATTCGGTCGCGGCGCTCGAAGCGCTGGCCGGCGCGCTCGGTGCCAAAGCGCAGGACGCGCAGCCGCAGAAACTCGTCGAGATCGCGCGGCCGAGCGGCGCGCTCACACATGCCTCGATCGCGATGGCGATCGCCATGGCGATTCCGGAAAACGCCATCGTGATCGACGAATCGATCACCACCGGCCGCGGCTTCTTCCCGCCGACGGCGGCGGCCCCGCCGCACGACTGGCTGCAGAACATGGGAGGCTCGATCGGCTTCTCGCCGCCGGTCGCGGTCGGCGCCGCGGTGGCGTGTCCGGACCGCAAGGTGATCTGCATGGTCGGCGACGGCAGCGCGATGTACACGCTGCAGGCGCTGTGGACCCAGGCGCGCGAAAATCTCGACGTCACAACCGTGGTGTTCGCCAACCGCAAATATCAGATCCTGCGCGGCGAATTCGACGGAGTCGGCGCCGGCGAGCCGGGCCAGCGCGCGCAGGACATGCTGTCGCTGGATCGGCCGAACCTCGACTGGGTGTCGCTGGCCAAGGGCATGGGCGTGCCGGCCCGCGCCGTGACCAGCGCCGATGAACTCAACAAGGCGCTCGACGCCGGCGTCGCCGGCAGCGGTCCGAATTTGATCGAAGTGCAGATGTAACCGGCGCGCCTGCGCGGCCACGACCGGCGAACCGGTTGTCGAAACGCCGCGTTCTGCGTAGCGTGGGCTGCGGCGGCGCGTTTGCCGCCGGTGGAGCAGGCATGAAGCGATATCTGATTTTCGGCGCGCTCGGTCCGTTCGTCGGCGGATTGCTTCTGCTGTTCGCGACCAGCTATCTGTCCGGCTATTGGGCGCACACCGATCTGATGGAGCTGAAGAAGTTCGTCGTCGTCCTGTTCAGGTCGCTGCAATACAGCTACCTGTTCGGACTGCTTCCGGCGCTGATCATGGCTGCGATCGACGAGATCATCTGCCACATTCGCCCGATCGGCCCGCGGGTGCGGATGCTGATCGTCGGCCTGATCGGCTTCGCCGCCACCGCGTTCCTGTATTCCAACCGCGGCGCCGACGCCGGCTCGCTGCAACTGGTGCTGTACGGCATGGTCGGCCTGGTGCCGGCGATGCTGTCGTCCTGGCTCGCCGAACGATTCTGTCCGCCGGTCGTCACGAAGACGACGGGGCAGGCGTCGACATAGCGCGCGAGCAACTCCTCAGGCTCAGCCGCGCGCGGCGGCGCTGCCCCAATCGCTCAGGCTTTCGATCGCATCGTCCTGCAGCGCGGTGTCGATCTTGTCCTTCAGTTCGGCATGGCGATCGCGCGCCGCTTCGAATTCGGCATGGCTCATCGCGCCGCGATGCGACCGGATCTGCGGATCGAGCCGCAGGAATTCCTCGGTCTCCGCGGGCGACAGCCCGGCGATCACGGTGACGCCGCGCGAATCCTTGATCAGCGCGCGCATCTGCTCCAGCCATTGCCGCAGCGCGGTCTCCTGCTCGAGCAAGCCGATGATTTTCTGTTCGAGGGTATGAGCCATGGTCCTTCGCCTCCCGCCGATGGTCTGCTGAGCCATCTGCCAAGTCGCCTAACCGACCGCTGCGGCCGCCGCTTTGTGCCGGATCAATTGCTGCGGTGCGCCGGTGTGCGGCCGATTGGCGCGAATGCGAGCGAGGGGCAGAAGTGGAGGGAGCAGTGCCGAATGGTGGCCTCTCGCGCTGAAAGTGAAGGGCGGGCGCTCGACGGCAGAGGGCTTGCCGGAAATCCTACAGGATTGCGCCGAACAGCTTGCCGATACCGGCCGTGAGTCCCAGCGCCAGCGCACCCCAGAACGTCACGCGGATCGTGGCGCGCGGGATGGTGGCGCCGCCCGCCTTGGCGCCGACGGCGCCGAGGATGGCGAGAAAGCCGAGTGAAGCGGCCGATGTCAGAGGGATCAGCAGGTTCGCAGGCGAGATGATCACCATCAGCAGCGGCATCGCGGCGCCGACCGTGAAGGTCAGCGCCGAGGTGAGGGCGGCCTGCACCGGCCGGGCCGTCGTCGTCTGCGTGATGCCGAGTTCGTCCCGCGCATGCGCGCCGAGCGCATCCGACTTCATCAATTGCGCGGCCACCTGCCGGGCCAGCGTCCGGTCGACGCCCCGCTTGACGTAGATCTCGGCGAGTTCGTCGAGCTCTCCGTCGGGGTCGTCGCGCAATTCGCGGGCCTCGCGCCGAAGGTCGGCGTTCTCGGTGTCGGATTGCGAACTCACCGAGACGTATTCGCCCGCGGCCATCGACATCGCGCCGGCCACAAGTCCGGCGACACCGGCAATCAGCACGTCGTTCTGATGCGCCGCGGCTGCGGCGACGCCGACGATCAGGCTCGCTGTCGAAATAATCCCGTCATTGGCGCCCAGCACCGCTGCGCGCAGCCATCCGATCCGATTGACGAGGTGGATCTCCTTGGGCCGGACCGATCGAATCACCACGCGTCTCCGGAATGGATGCAAGATCGGGACTCGCCGACGAGCCGACAGCACTGTCTGAATGCGATTCTGTGCGGCGGTGCAACGAATCTGATCGCGACGGTGCGCCGTCGTGTTTCGATCCTGCGCGCCCGGGCGATCGGTGACCCTCGTTTCGCTTCTGCGATCAACAGGCCTGAGATTTACAGCCTGACAAGCCGGGGGATTCCGAGGAGCGCGCTCTGGCTGGAAACCGGCCGGCGTGGGACAACGCAGGGGCGCGAGGCAAGCCTGCCGCCAATGGATGGATGGACCGATGAACGACCACAAACACGATCGAGAAACGCCGGCTGCGGACGGGCGCGACTGGAGGCGGATCCACCATTCGCCGGCTTTCTGGATCGGCATCGTGCTCTGCCTGGCCGCCATCGCCGTCTATCTCTGGTCCGACGACCTGTCATGGCGCCCCAGCGGGCAATAACCGGCTCCATCAACGTGGCGTCCGTGGCTGTATCCAATGCCCGTGCCGGCGACGCGAGCCACACCGCCGAAAAACGGCAGTGCTTTCCCGCGCGCTGGATCGCGTTTGGTGCCGAGGGAGTCTGCGATACGTCAGAATTGATGGTGGGCGCACAAGGGATCGAACCTTGGACCTCTCCCGTGTGAAGGGAACGCTCTCCCGCTGAGCTATGCGCCCGGGACCGATCGGAACGGGCCGCGAGGCGGCCGGTCGTGGTGATCGTTGATCGGGCGATTTACGGAGTGCGGGGCGGGGGTGTCAAGCGCCAAGCCCGGGATTTGCGGCCGGGTTCACCCATTTGCCGCGGTCGCGGCGGCGATGCCGCGGCCCTCAGCCGATCTGCCGGGCGCGCGAGGCGTGCGACTGCAGCGCGCGGATGCGTTCGGCCAGCGTGCCGCCGGCGACCGCCGGAGCGGCGGGCGTCTCGGCGCCGTTGCGGGGGGACGCCGCGGACGGGGCCGCCTTGGATGCGGCGGCGGCGGGCGACGGCGCGCTCTGGCCGGCCAGAATGGCTTCGATCGGCGAATCCGGGCCTTCCAGCGTGATCGCGAGCTTGGCGACTTCGGCGGCGATGTCGTTGATGCGCTCGCGCAGCAGCGCGTTCTCCATCCGCTCGGTTGCCCAGGTGCTCTCGGTCTGCTGCTGGATCGCGGCCAGCTCGCGCTGCGCCTTGGCGCGTTCGTCGCGGGCGATGCGCAATTGCTCTTCCAGCGCGGCCTTCTCGTCGCGCAGCCGGGCGAGGTCGGGCGACGCAGCAGCTTTGCCCGTGCCCTTGGCGGTGGTGCCGGCGGCGGCGCGCAGCTCGGCGTTCTCGGCCTCGAGCGCGGCGACGCGGCTGCCGAGCAGCTCGGCTTCCTTGACCTGCGCCAGCAATTGCCGGTCGAGGTCGGCGACGCGCTGGCTGAGATTGTCGACGCGCGCGCGGGCGTCCTCGAGCTCGCGGGTGGCGCTGGCGGATTCGCCGCGCTGGGCTTCGAGCCGCGTCTGCGTCGCGGCGTATTCCTTCTCGGCTTCGCCGACACGGGCGCGCAGTTCCTCGATCTGGGTGCGCACGGCGACCAGCTCGATCTGCCGCGTATCGGCGAGCATCGAGCGGTCCGCCAACGCGCTGTTGATCTGCGCCAGCTCGGCCTGCTTCTCGGTCAGCGCCGTCTCGGCGCTGCGCAGCGCCTGGGTTTTGGCGGCGAACTCCTCTTCGGTGGTGCGGAGCTGCTCTTTCACCGCCTTCTCGCGCGCCTCCAGCGTGAAGATCGCCTCGTTCTTCTCGGCGAGCTCGACCTTGAGGCGGTTGACCGCGTCGCTCTTGCGCCCGAGTTCGGCGAGCTGGCTGGTGGTCTTGTTCCTGAGCTGGTCGACGCTCATCTCCAGCCGCCGCGCCGACATCGCGAATTCGGCGCGGAGCTGGTCCTTGTCGGCCTGGATTTCGGCCATCGACAGCGGCGTCGCCGCCTCCAGCCGCTTGGTGGTCAGCCGCACCGCGCGATTGTGCACCAACGGCGCAATCATCAGCGCGAGCAGCATCGCCACCAGAAAGCCGATCGCCAGATACATGATCTGCTCGACCATGAAAGTCTCCTACCCGAGGAATTCCGAGCGCCCACGCTCCGCGATCCGGCCGGAATGGCGGATCGCGCCTGCGCGACGTCTGATGCGAGCCGATGGTGCGGCGTGCCGTTGCCTGAACATTGGTCCCGGCAAACGTCACCGTCCGGCCGGAAATCTCCAGCCCGCACAATGCCACGGAGCGGCGCCGCTGCGCCAGAGCGTTGCGGCGTTAACGTGAATCCCGGCGGGGGATGGCTGCCTGATCGGCAGCCCGGATCAGAATGGATTCCAGGTCGCGGTCGGGGTGAACTTCAGATAGCCGATATTGGCGCCCAGCCGCAGTCCGATGCCGGACTGGATCGGCACCAGCACGATGTTGTTCGCCGTCAGCGCCGTCATGCCGAAGCCGCCGACCACATAGGCCGAGCCGTCGATGCCGCCGAAGCGCTGGTAGATCGCGTTGGTGGAAGGAAGGTTGTAGACCAGCGTCATGGTCCGGGCGCCGTTGCCGCCCCAGTCGAAGCCGACCGAAGGACCCTGCCAGTACACCCGCAGATCGCCCGCGTTCTTGGTATACAGCGTGCCCTCGCCATAGCGCAGGCCGGCGACGAAGGCGCCGGAGCCTTCCTCGCCCAGCACGTAGCCGTTCGGCAGGCCCCATTGGCTGACTGCGCGCTCGATCACCGAGGCGAGGCCGCGAGACACATTGCCGAAGAAGCGGTGGCCGGCATTGGTCAGCTCTTCCGGTCCATAGGTAGCCGGGCCCGGACCAGCCTTGGGCGGCAACTGCTGCTGCGCCGATGCCGGCACGATGAGGGCCGCCGACGCAATCAGCGCCAGCGCGGCACGACGTGAAACGATGGTCATCAAACTCACCCCTGGGTCTCAAATCCCCGACGCCGCCTTAACCGGATGCTGACCTGCACCCTCTTACTGTGGCGCCTCTGCCCCGCGACTCGGACGTTATCGGTTTCAACTATGACGGCACAACGGCAGGAAGGAAACGCGCTGCGCCTCGGTTTTGCCACGATCGGGCTGGCCGCGTTGCTGCTATGTCCCACGGGCCCCACGGCGCGCGCGGAGGGGGCCACTACCGAACGGATCGTGGTCGATCGGCACACCGGGCTGGCGATCGACGGCTTCGATCCGGTGGCCTATTTCGCCGACGGCGCGGCCCGGGTCGGGGCTGCCGATTTCGAGGCTTCGGCCGCTGGAGCGATCTGGCGGTTCCGCAACGCCTCGAACAGGGCGGCCTTCGTCGGCCACCCCGAGATCTACGCGCCGCAGTTCGGCGGTTATGATCCCGTCGGCGTCGCGCGCGGGGTGCCGTTGCAGGGCAATGCGAGGATCTGGCTGGTCGCCGGCCAGCGGCTGTATTTGTTCAGCCGCGAGGACGATCGGGACGCCTTCGCGGCCGCGCCGGAGCGCATCCTGGCACGGGCCCGGGCGCAATGGCCCGGGCTGATCGCCACAATGGCCGAATAGCGGGCCTGCCGCCGCAGCGTCTCGTCAGGACGCGGCCCGGGCGTCGCCCCAGGCGATGAACTCCGGCACGATGAAGTTCGGCCGCGGCTCGTCGAACCGCAGCGGCCCGCCGCTGCTGTCGGTCAGCTCGCCGCCGGCGGCGATCACCACTGCGGCGCCTGCAGCGATGTCCCATTCGCAGGTCGGTGACAGCCGCGGATAGATGTCGGCCTCGCCGTCGGCGATCCGGCAGAATTTCAGCGCCGATCCCATCCGCGCGTGCACGCCGCCCGGCCGGTCGGCGATGAAAGCCAACGTGCGTTCGTCGAGATGCAGCCGGCTGATCGCCACGATCCACGGCGCGCCATCGGCAGGCATCGGCCGCGTGTGGATCGGCGTCGCAGCGTAGCCCGAGCCGTCGGCGGCGATCGCAAGCCGCTCGGCGCCGTGGCCGACCAGGCCGCGCCACACCAGCCCGAGCGCCGGCGCGCCGACGATGCCGAGCAGCGGCTTGCCGTCGGTCACCAGCGCCAGATTGACGGTGAATTCGTCGCGCCCGGCGACGTATTCCTTGGTGCCGTCGAGCGGGTCGACCAGGAAGAAGCTCCCCGAGCTCGGCCGGCCGAGGCCGCAGCGCTCTTCCGACAGCGCCGGCACGTCGGGCGCGATCTGCTTCAGCCCTTCGGCGATGATCCGGTCGGCGGCGAGGTCGGCGGTGGTCACCGGCGAGCCGTCCGGCTTGTGCTCGACCGGGTCGGAACGGTCGGTGGCCAGAATCGCGGCTCCGGCGCGCAGCACCAGCTCGGTCAATGGCTGCATCAAAGCGATGGCGTCGTTATGCGAAATCAAAGGTCCCGTACCGAACGCCTGGCCCTTACCCATCAACCTGTCTTCCTCCGTCTGGCCGGTTGTCCCGGTCCCTCTGTTGGCAGCGCAACCGGCCGCAGTGTATCAAGCCATTCAGCATGGCTGATTCGTCTTGAACGAGCCGCGCGATTTCCGAGGAGCAGACAGATGTCCGGCAATCCCCCTTCCGTCCAGGCCCCCGCTCCGGACGCGCTCGAACTGGCGGCGCTGCTGTGTTCGCGGGTCTGTCATGATCTCATCAGCCCGGTCGGGGCGATCGTCAATGGTCTCGAAGTGCTGGACGACAGTTCCAAGCAGGAAGATCGCGATTTTGCCCTCGATCTGATCCGCAAGAGCGCCCGGACCGCGTCCGCGCGGCTGCAGTTCTGCCGGCTGGCGTTCGGCGCCGCCGGCTCCGCCGGCGCCCAGATCGACCTCGGCGACGCCCAGAACATGGCCCGCGGCCATCTCGAGGACGAGAAGACCAAGCTCGCCTGGAATCTGCCGCGGGTGCTGCTGGCGAAGAACCGCGTGAAGCTCCTGCTCAACATGCTGATCATCGCGCAGCAGACGATTCCGCGCGGCGGTACTCTGACGGTCGAGCCGGTCGGCGAGGGCGAGCATCTCTCGTTTCGCGTGGTGGCTGCGGGCCTCAACGCGCGGATGCCGCAGAACATCGTCGAAATGCTCAGCGGCAGTCACGCCGGTCCGGTCGAGTCGCACGGCGTGCAGCCGTACTACACGCGCCTTCTGGCCCAGTCCTGCGGGCTCGACGTGACGCTTGCGCCAGAGGGTGAGACCATGGTCGTCGGCGCCATCTGAGCGCGGGCGTCGATGGTAAAGGCGGGGTTGCGACGGCCCGCCTAGTAGTCGTACGGGTTCGACTATTGATTTAATCAGACTCACCGGACTGGAATACGCAACCAATATTAAACGCTTTCCGCAGACAGTGGCCGCATCACTTCGGTCACGGCTGCTGCCGTGCGCCGCGCAAAGAGGCCAGCGCACATGGACGATCTTCTCCGTGAGTTTTTGACGGAAACCTTCGAAAGCCTGGATACGGTTGACAATCAACTGGTCCGCTTCGAGCAGGAGCCGAACAACGCGAAGATACTGGATAACATCTTCAGGCTCGTTCACACCATCAAGGGCACCTGCGGGTTCCTTGGCCTGCCGCGACTGGAAGCGCTGGCGCATGCGGCCGAAACGTTGATGGGCAAATTCCGCGACGGCATGCCGGTAACCGGTGAGGCCGTGACGCTGATCCTGACCACGATCGACCGCATCAAGGACATTCTCGGCGGGCTGGAAGCCACCGAGGCCGAGCCCGAGGGCGAAGACGGCGACCTGATCGGCGAGCTCGAACGATTGTCGATGCGCACGCCGGAGGAGATCGCCGCCGAGCTGGGCGGCGCTGCGCCGGTCGCCGAAGCCGCACCGGAGGAAGCCGCACCGGCCGAGCCGGCTGTGGTCGAGCCGGTGGTGGCGGAAGGTTCGCTGGTGCCGCAGACGCTGGAGCGCCCGTTGCGCCCGGGCGAAGTGTCGCTCGACGAGCTGGAGCGCGCTTTCCGGGAAACCGCGATCGAGATCGCGTCGCCGCCGCTGGCGCCGGTCGCAAGCGAAGCCGAGACGCCTGCCCCCGCCGCGCCGGTCGTCGAGGCCGCCAAGCCGGCGCCGAAGCCCGCCGCAAAGGCCCCGAAGAAGAACGCCGATCAGGAGGCGCCCGCGGAGGGTGACCGGATCGCCAACCAGTCGATCCGGGTCAACGTCGACACGCTCGAACACCTGATGACCATGGTGTCCGAGCTGGTGCTGACCCGAAACCAGTTGCTCGAGATCAGCCGCCGCCACGAGGACACCGAGTTCAAGGTGCCGCTGCAGCGGCTCTCCACCGTCACTGCCGAGCTGCAGGACGGCGTGATGAAGACCCGGATGCAGCCGATCGGCAACGCCTGGCAGAAGCTGCCGCGTATCGTGCGCGACCTCGCTGCCGAACTCGGCAAGCAGATCGAACTCGAGATGCACGGTGCCGACACCGAGCTCGACCGCCAGGTGCTCGACCTGATCAAGGATCCGCTCACCCACATGGTGCGCAACTCCGCCGACCACGGCCTGGAGCGCCCCGAGGACCGCGTCCGCAACGGCAAGCCCGAGCAGGGCACCATCCGTCTGTCCGCCTATCACGAAGGCGGCCACATCGTGATCTGCATCGCCGACAACGGCCGCGGGCTCGACACCGAGCGGATCAAGGCCAAGGCGCTCGCCAACGGCCTGGTCACCGAAGCCGAAGTCGAGAAGATGACCGAGGCGCAGATTCACAAATTCATCTTCGCGCCCGGCTTCTCGACGGCCGCCGCGATCACCAGCGTGTCCGGCCGCGGCGTCGGCATGGACGTGGTGCGCACCAACATCGATCAGATCGGCGGCACCATCGAGATCAAGTCGGTGGCCGGCGAGGGCTCCAGCGTCACCATCAAGATTCCGCTGACGCTGGCGATCGTCTCGGCGCTGATCGTCGAGGCCGGCGGCGACCGCTTCGCGATCCCGCAGCTCGCGGTGGTCGAGCTGGTGCGCGCGCGGGCCAATTCCGAGCACCGCATCGAGCGCATCAAGGACACCCCGGTGCTGCGGCTGCGCGACAAGCTGCTGCCGCTGATGCACCTGAAGAAACTGCTGCACATCGACGACGGCACCGCCTCGACCGAACCCGAGAACGGCTTCATCGTGGTGACGCAGGTCGGCAGCCAGACCTTCGGCATCGTCGTCGACGGCGTGTTCCACACCGAGGAAATCGTCGTCAAGCCGATGT
This genomic window contains:
- a CDS encoding 3'(2'),5'-bisphosphate nucleotidase CysQ, with the protein product MGKGQAFGTGPLISHNDAIALMQPLTELVLRAGAAILATDRSDPVEHKPDGSPVTTADLAADRIIAEGLKQIAPDVPALSEERCGLGRPSSGSFFLVDPLDGTKEYVAGRDEFTVNLALVTDGKPLLGIVGAPALGLVWRGLVGHGAERLAIAADGSGYAATPIHTRPMPADGAPWIVAISRLHLDERTLAFIADRPGGVHARMGSALKFCRIADGEADIYPRLSPTCEWDIAAGAAVVIAAGGELTDSSGGPLRFDEPRPNFIVPEFIAWGDARAAS
- a CDS encoding hybrid sensor histidine kinase/response regulator, yielding MDDLLREFLTETFESLDTVDNQLVRFEQEPNNAKILDNIFRLVHTIKGTCGFLGLPRLEALAHAAETLMGKFRDGMPVTGEAVTLILTTIDRIKDILGGLEATEAEPEGEDGDLIGELERLSMRTPEEIAAELGGAAPVAEAAPEEAAPAEPAVVEPVVAEGSLVPQTLERPLRPGEVSLDELERAFRETAIEIASPPLAPVASEAETPAPAAPVVEAAKPAPKPAAKAPKKNADQEAPAEGDRIANQSIRVNVDTLEHLMTMVSELVLTRNQLLEISRRHEDTEFKVPLQRLSTVTAELQDGVMKTRMQPIGNAWQKLPRIVRDLAAELGKQIELEMHGADTELDRQVLDLIKDPLTHMVRNSADHGLERPEDRVRNGKPEQGTIRLSAYHEGGHIVICIADNGRGLDTERIKAKALANGLVTEAEVEKMTEAQIHKFIFAPGFSTAAAITSVSGRGVGMDVVRTNIDQIGGTIEIKSVAGEGSSVTIKIPLTLAIVSALIVEAGGDRFAIPQLAVVELVRARANSEHRIERIKDTPVLRLRDKLLPLMHLKKLLHIDDGTASTEPENGFIVVTQVGSQTFGIVVDGVFHTEEIVVKPMSTKLRHIGMFSGNTILGDGAVIMIVDPNGIAQALGTSVSAQHDLAEQSAATRAASTEQLTSLLVFRSGSPQPKAVPLSLVTRLEEIAADKIESSNGRYMVQYRDQLMPLVLMEGVEVASTGVQPILVFADDDRSMGLVVDEIVDIVEEHLQIQVGSSREGILGSAVIKGLATEVIDVAHFLPMAFSDWLSRKEMKQSIASRSVLLVDDSAFFRNMLGPVLKAAGYKVRLATSAVEGLSVLRSGANFDVILTDIEMPEMNGFEFAEAIRADTKLAPTPVIALSSLVSPAAIERGRQAGLTDYVAKFDRPGLIAALKEQTASIEPVEALQQQAA
- a CDS encoding acetolactate synthase large subunit encodes the protein MNGAESLVRTLVHGGVDVCFANPGTSEMHFVAALDRVEGMRCVLGLFEGVVTGAADGYFRMKRTPASTLLHLGPGLANGLANLHNAKKASSGIVNIVGQHATYHIDYNAPLTSDIEGLARPMSSWVRTSPDAQSVARDGAAAIAAAKSAPPQIATLILPADTAWGEADGIADVPNDSQRPSYSPHAVEAAARVLRSGEPTLLLMTGGALTEHGLDLAARIAGKTGCKVMGQTYNPRMARGRGRYSIERIPYVIEAALPILKDFRHIVLVEANDPVAFFAYPNKPSLLKPEGCEVHRMTEGGENSVAALEALAGALGAKAQDAQPQKLVEIARPSGALTHASIAMAIAMAIPENAIVIDESITTGRGFFPPTAAAPPHDWLQNMGGSIGFSPPVAVGAAVACPDRKVICMVGDGSAMYTLQALWTQARENLDVTTVVFANRKYQILRGEFDGVGAGEPGQRAQDMLSLDRPNLDWVSLAKGMGVPARAVTSADELNKALDAGVAGSGPNLIEVQM
- a CDS encoding DUF1134 domain-containing protein, with protein sequence MTIVSRRAALALIASAALIVPASAQQQLPPKAGPGPATYGPEELTNAGHRFFGNVSRGLASVIERAVSQWGLPNGYVLGEEGSGAFVAGLRYGEGTLYTKNAGDLRVYWQGPSVGFDWGGNGARTMTLVYNLPSTNAIYQRFGGIDGSAYVVGGFGMTALTANNIVLVPIQSGIGLRLGANIGYLKFTPTATWNPF
- the chpT gene encoding histidine phosphotransferase ChpT; the protein is MSGNPPSVQAPAPDALELAALLCSRVCHDLISPVGAIVNGLEVLDDSSKQEDRDFALDLIRKSARTASARLQFCRLAFGAAGSAGAQIDLGDAQNMARGHLEDEKTKLAWNLPRVLLAKNRVKLLLNMLIIAQQTIPRGGTLTVEPVGEGEHLSFRVVAAGLNARMPQNIVEMLSGSHAGPVESHGVQPYYTRLLAQSCGLDVTLAPEGETMVVGAI
- a CDS encoding YHS domain-containing (seleno)protein, yielding MTAQRQEGNALRLGFATIGLAALLLCPTGPTARAEGATTERIVVDRHTGLAIDGFDPVAYFADGAARVGAADFEASAAGAIWRFRNASNRAAFVGHPEIYAPQFGGYDPVGVARGVPLQGNARIWLVAGQRLYLFSREDDRDAFAAAPERILARARAQWPGLIATMAE
- a CDS encoding DUF5413 family protein; protein product: MKRYLIFGALGPFVGGLLLLFATSYLSGYWAHTDLMELKKFVVVLFRSLQYSYLFGLLPALIMAAIDEIICHIRPIGPRVRMLIVGLIGFAATAFLYSNRGADAGSLQLVLYGMVGLVPAMLSSWLAERFCPPVVTKTTGQAST
- a CDS encoding VIT family protein; its protein translation is MIRSVRPKEIHLVNRIGWLRAAVLGANDGIISTASLIVGVAAAAAHQNDVLIAGVAGLVAGAMSMAAGEYVSVSSQSDTENADLRREARELRDDPDGELDELAEIYVKRGVDRTLARQVAAQLMKSDALGAHARDELGITQTTTARPVQAALTSALTFTVGAAMPLLMVIISPANLLIPLTSAASLGFLAILGAVGAKAGGATIPRATIRVTFWGALALGLTAGIGKLFGAIL